The following coding sequences are from one Nicotiana tomentosiformis chromosome 3, ASM39032v3, whole genome shotgun sequence window:
- the LOC138907709 gene encoding uncharacterized protein, protein MLYHPGKANIVADALSRKSMGTLAHLEAYQRLLAKEVHRLASLRVHLVESREGGAIVQNRAESSLVVEVKEKQLNDPLLVQLKEGIHKHKTMAFFIGMDDGTLRYQWRICVPNVDGLQERIMTEAHTSRYSVHPGSTKMYHDLSYHANIQMAPFEALYGRRCKSPIGWFDIGEAELIGPDLVHQAMEKIKVITEQLKTAQSRQKSYLDVCRRDLEFKEDDS, encoded by the exons AtgctgtatcatccggggaaggctaatattgtggcggatgctcttagccgtaAATCTATGGGTactttggctcacttggaggcatatcaaaggctgttagccaaggaagttcatcggttggctagtttgagaGTTCATCTTGTGGAGTCTAGGGAAGGAGGGgcgattgtgcaaaatagggctgaatcgtcacttgtggtggaagtcaaggagaagcaactcaacgacccattgttggtacaactgaaggaggggattcataaacataagaccatggccttttttattggcatggatgatggtacctTAAGGTACCAATGGCGtatatgtgttccaaatgtggatggtctccaggaaagaatcatgactgaggctcacacttctaggtattccgtgcacccgggatctacaaagatgtatcatgatcttag ttaccatgccaacattcagatggcaccgtttgaggctttatatggtaggagatgtaaatctcccattgggtggttcgatatTGGGGAAGCGGAATTGATAGGGCCAGatctcgtgcatcaggctatggagaagatTAAGGTCATTACAGAacagttgaaaactgctcagagtcgtcaaaagtctTATTTGGATGTgtgtcgtagggatttggagttcaaagaagatgattcttga